The proteins below come from a single Borrelia puertoricensis genomic window:
- a CDS encoding DUF261 domain-containing protein: protein MKITQNNPNLVSEVRQWGCYFLSLHYYVSVFKKLQFSVLDINRNYHNFVKSGCMRSNCYILNPCAVLRRFDISASVRWESPAYRCLDGEFEISEVKIKNTPGYHFIATNLSSVLYDSLTLKERGVEYEITSRRIFKKY, encoded by the coding sequence ATGAAAATAACACAAAATAATCCAAATTTAGTCTCAGAAGTACGTCAGTGGGGATGTTACTTTTTATCTCTTCATTATTACGTATCAGTTTTTAAAAAGTTGCAGTTTAGTGTTCTTGATATAAATAGGAATTATCATAACTTTGTTAAGTCAGGGTGTATGAGAAGTAATTGTTATATTCTAAATCCATGCGCTGTACTAAGACGGTTTGATATCAGTGCAAGTGTTAGGTGGGAGAGCCCTGCTTACAGATGTTTAGATGGAGAATTTGAGATAAGTGAAGTTAAAATAAAAAATACACCAGGATATCATTTTATAGCAACTAATTTGTCATCTGTGCTTTATGATTCACTGACACTTAAAGAGCGTGGCGTTGAATATGAGATTACATCAAGGAGAATATTTAAGAAATATTGA
- a CDS encoding single-stranded DNA-binding protein — translation MSGRLTRNCEVIYTSNSFPILKFTLANNRGVKKNNCVTRQAQFFDCVIFGARAESLAALLKRGVQVVLSGALSYSSWNDKRTGEGKSKYSILVNDICVLNSSIKTQDINENKLEDKFYEDIPF, via the coding sequence ATGTCTGGTCGTTTAACAAGAAACTGTGAGGTTATTTATACTAGTAATAGTTTTCCTATATTAAAATTTACACTAGCTAATAATAGAGGTGTAAAGAAGAATAACTGTGTGACAAGACAGGCTCAATTTTTTGACTGTGTGATTTTTGGAGCTAGAGCTGAGAGTCTTGCTGCTTTACTTAAACGAGGGGTTCAAGTTGTACTTAGTGGAGCCCTATCTTATTCAAGTTGGAATGATAAGCGTACAGGTGAGGGTAAGAGTAAATACAGTATTTTGGTAAATGATATTTGCGTTTTAAACTCATCAATTAAAACACAAGATATTAATGAGAATAAGCTTGAAGATAAGTTTTATGAAGATATTCCTTTTTAA